One Candidatus Cloacimonadota bacterium DNA window includes the following coding sequences:
- a CDS encoding PDDEXK nuclease domain-containing protein, giving the protein MKHLKKDSLFKNIAQIIETARNKVRRSVNSTLVLTYWQIGNTIVEDELEGNYRADYGKEILQSLSVKLTEHFGKGFDVTNLRKMKQFYSLFPKQDAVSLELSWTYYRHLLRLDKEVARKWYMQEAAKVKSKDDNPTIGLILCSKKNEVVAKYSILAENKQLFASKYKFYLPSEKQLTKEMTKERNIIESLLDKN; this is encoded by the coding sequence GTGAAACATTTAAAGAAAGATTCCTTATTCAAGAACATTGCACAGATAATAGAAACAGCAAGAAATAAAGTTCGCAGAAGCGTTAATAGTACTTTAGTTTTAACTTATTGGCAAATTGGCAATACGATTGTAGAAGATGAACTCGAAGGTAATTATCGGGCAGATTATGGTAAAGAAATTCTACAATCACTTTCTGTTAAATTGACTGAACATTTCGGGAAGGGATTTGATGTAACAAATCTCAGAAAAATGAAGCAATTTTATTCGTTATTCCCAAAACAAGACGCAGTGAGTCTCGAATTGAGTTGGACATATTACCGTCATTTGTTAAGACTAGATAAGGAAGTAGCTCGAAAATGGTATATGCAAGAAGCAGCTAAAGTAAAATCAAAAGACGATAATCCTACAATAGGTCTAATATTATGTAGTAAAAAAAATGAAGTAGTTGCGAAATATTCAATTTTAGCAGAAAACAAACAACTTTTTGCCAGTAAATATAAATTTTATCTTCCTTCGGAAAAACAATTGACTAAAGAAATGACGAAAGAAAGAAACATAATTGAAAGTCTATTGGATAAAAATTAA
- a CDS encoding TrkH family potassium uptake protein, with protein sequence MKNPFKTLNVVLNFMGSLLIVLGFIMLIPIIIVLIYGEFKTGYTTLFSFLAASSLALLLGWIFLRFFKSGSTNPVQAIFICSLGWIIVSAVGAIPFVIAIKSNYLNAYFETMSGFTTTGITMFSGLDSMPKSILFWRSLTQWVGGLGILTFFIAVMSHAGGAHKLFGAESHKIQTHRPVPGLKNTVKILWAIYIIYTLFIFINLTIAGSSVFDSVCHSFTVLSTGGFSPYDASIAHYQQIGHPHYIWIEYIFILGMLLGGTNFLIHFRVLRGDFKALHDNLEIRYWFGFIGLFVGLILLERFLNLIPHHELTKNFWKTLEMNFRNTLFQVSAIITTTGFGTVDIGSRFFGHMAKQLFLIMMVIGGCVGSTGGGFKVLRIGILIKLIKREIQRVFTPRKGVSQVVIDKKIIDKDEIYRVSALFFMWIGLLVFGGLVTALLSHHDSYSSFSGMFSALGNIGPCYIPVNEMVLLHPIIKIVYIFGMLAGRLEILPVLLLFSRKAWIY encoded by the coding sequence ATGAAAAATCCCTTTAAAACTCTGAATGTCGTTCTCAATTTTATGGGTTCACTCCTCATCGTTCTGGGTTTTATTATGCTTATTCCGATCATTATTGTTCTCATTTATGGTGAGTTCAAAACCGGATACACTACACTTTTTTCATTTCTTGCGGCATCGTCCTTAGCTTTGCTGCTTGGTTGGATTTTTCTAAGGTTTTTCAAGAGCGGCTCTACCAATCCGGTACAGGCGATTTTTATCTGCAGTTTAGGTTGGATCATCGTTTCGGCAGTTGGAGCAATTCCTTTTGTGATCGCTATAAAATCAAATTACTTGAATGCTTATTTTGAGACGATGAGCGGTTTTACGACGACGGGAATCACCATGTTTTCCGGTTTGGATTCAATGCCCAAAAGCATTTTGTTCTGGCGCTCTCTCACACAGTGGGTTGGCGGTTTGGGAATACTTACATTCTTCATCGCAGTGATGTCTCATGCCGGTGGAGCACATAAATTATTTGGTGCGGAAAGCCATAAAATTCAAACGCATCGTCCTGTTCCTGGTCTCAAAAACACGGTGAAAATTCTCTGGGCAATTTATATCATTTATACTCTATTTATTTTCATTAATCTCACCATCGCCGGATCTTCTGTTTTCGACAGCGTATGTCATAGTTTTACAGTGCTTTCTACCGGTGGTTTTTCGCCCTACGATGCCAGCATTGCTCATTATCAGCAAATCGGGCATCCGCATTATATCTGGATCGAATACATTTTTATTTTGGGAATGCTGCTGGGTGGAACGAACTTTTTGATCCATTTCAGAGTTCTGCGCGGTGATTTTAAAGCACTTCATGATAACCTCGAAATCCGCTACTGGTTTGGTTTCATTGGATTGTTTGTGGGACTTATTCTATTGGAAAGATTTTTGAATTTGATACCACATCATGAACTAACGAAAAATTTCTGGAAAACACTGGAAATGAATTTCCGCAACACACTTTTCCAGGTGAGTGCAATTATTACCACGACCGGATTTGGAACGGTCGATATCGGCAGCAGATTTTTTGGACATATGGCAAAGCAGCTTTTCCTGATAATGATGGTGATCGGCGGCTGTGTCGGTTCTACCGGTGGCGGTTTCAAAGTTTTGCGTATTGGAATTCTGATAAAACTTATAAAAAGAGAAATTCAAAGAGTTTTTACACCCAGAAAAGGTGTCAGCCAGGTTGTGATCGATAAAAAGATCATCGATAAAGATGAGATTTATCGAGTCAGTGCATTATTTTTTATGTGGATCGGGTTGCTTGTATTTGGCGGATTGGTAACTGCGCTGCTTTCACATCATGATAGTTACAGCTCGTTCAGCGGCATGTTCAGTGCTTTGGGAAATATCGGTCCCTGCTACATTCCTGTAAATGAAATGGTACTTTTGCATCCTATCATAAAAATCGTTTATATCTTTGGAATGCTGGCTGGAAGATTGGAAATTCTGCCGGTTTTACTGTTATTCAGCAGGAAGGCTTGGATCTATTAA